One window of Vitis riparia cultivar Riparia Gloire de Montpellier isolate 1030 chromosome 5, EGFV_Vit.rip_1.0, whole genome shotgun sequence genomic DNA carries:
- the LOC117914438 gene encoding 26S proteasome regulatory subunit 6A homolog — MASAMVEDSSFEDDQLASMSTDDIARASRLLDNEIRILKEELQRTNLELESFKEKIKENQEKIKLNKQLPYLVGNIVEILEMNPEDEAEEDGANVDLDSQRKGKCVVLKTSTRQTIFLPVVGLVDPDKLKPGDLVGVNKDSYLILDTLPSEYDSRVKAMEVDEKPTEDYNDIGGLEKQIQELVEAIVLPMTHKERFQKLGIRPPKGVLLYGPPGTGKTLMARACAAQTNATFLKLAGPQLVQMFIGDGAKLVRDAFQLAKEKSPCIIFIDEIDAIGTKRFDSEVSGDREVQRTMLELLNQLDGFSSDDRIKVIAATNRADILDPALMRSGRLDRKIEFPHPSEDARARILQIHSRKMNVHPDVNFEELARSTDDFNGAQLKAVCVEAGMLALRRDATEVIHEDFNEGIIQVQAKKKSSLNYYA, encoded by the exons ATGGCTTCCGCTATGGTTGAAGACAGTAGCTTCGAAGACGACCAGCTCGCTTCGATGTCCACTGACGACATTGCTAGAGCTTCCCGTCTCCTTGATAATGAGATTCGAATCCTCAAG GAAGAGTTGCAGAGAACGAATCTGGAGTTGGAATCgttcaaagaaaaaataaaggagaatCAAGAGAAGATCAAGCTCAACAAGCAGCTACCCTACCTTGTTGGGAACATCGTTGAG ATTTTGGAAATGAACCCAGAAGATGAAGCTGAAGAAGATGGCGCTAACGTTGATCTTGACTctcaaagaaaaggaaaatgtgtTGTGTTGAAAACCTCTACACGCCAG ACGATCTTTTTGCCTGTTGTTGGCCTTGTTGACCCTGATAAGCTGAAACCTGGTGACTTGGTTGGGGTGAATAAAGATAGCTACCTGATCTTGGACACTCTTCCGTCTGAATATGATTCTCGAGTAAAGGCTATGGAAGTCGATGAAAAGCCAACTGAAGATTACAATGACATTGGGGGTCTGGAGAAGCAG ATCCAGGAACTCGTTGAGGCAATTGTTCTGCCCATGACTCACAAAGAGCGATTCCAGAAACTAGGAATTCGGCCACCCAAGGGAGTGCTTTTGTATGGGCCTCCAGGGACTGGCAAAACATTAATGGCTCGTGCTTGTGCTGCACAGACAAATGCCACTTTTCTGAAGCTAGCCGGTCCACAACTTGTCCAG ATGTTCATAGGGGATGGTGCAAAACTTGTTCGAGATGCATTCCAGCTTGCAAAAGAGAAATCCCCATGTATCATTTTCATTGATGAAATTGATGCCATTGGCACGAAGCGTTTTGATAG TGAGGTGAGTGGAGATAGAGAAGTGCAGCGAACAATGTTGGAATTGCTCAATCAGCTTGATGGTTTTAGTAGTGATGACCGTATAAAG GTCATAGCAGCAACAAACAGGGCTGATATCCTGGATCCTGCTCTCATGCGTTCTGGTCGTTTAGACCGAAAAATTGAGTTCCCTCATCCTTCTGAAGATGCAAGAGCAAGAATTTTGCAG ATCCATTCAAGGAAAATGAATGTACACCCAGATGTAAATTTTGAGGAACTGGCTCGTTCAACAGATGATTTCAATGGAGCACAGCTGAAAGCTGTTTGTGTGGAGGCAGGCATGTTAGCTCTCCGTCGAGATGCAACTGAG GTGATCCACGAAGACTTCAATGAAGGTATTATTCAAGTACAGGCCAAAAAGAAATCCAGTTTAAACTATTATGCATAA